A genomic window from Astyanax mexicanus isolate ESR-SI-001 unplaced genomic scaffold, AstMex3_surface scaffold_37, whole genome shotgun sequence includes:
- the LOC111194738 gene encoding uncharacterized protein LOC111194738 yields the protein MVRITSSCAASANVSEPTQQRSTKLAPIDELLLFLMHLSVGLPLRDLANRFGIHRTTASRIIATWTHFLYHLLGSVRLWIPKEEVKAHLPPEFSAFPDTQVVLDCTEIFCQTPSSLVLQSEVFSTYKSHTTFKAMIGIAPHGPITFVSALYAGSLSDREIFKLSGITKLLTADTAIMVDKGFLVDNLVPCKVYRPAFLSNRSQMCREDVQQTQSIARLHVHVERCIRRVKENKLFDKVIPLSVCGSIDQLFSVACFLVNYQNGPLVKAWAGK from the exons ATGGTCCGGATCACCAGTTCCTGTGCTGCCTCTGCCAATGTCAGTGAGCCAACTCAACAAAGATCAACA AAACTCGCACCAATAGAtgaactgctgctgtttctgATGCACCTGTCTGTGGGCCTACCTCTCAGGGATCTTGCCAACCGCTTTGGTATTCACCGCACCACAGCCAGCAGAATTATTGCAACATGGACACACTTTCTGTACCATCTACTTGGATCTGTTCGCTTGTGGATTCCAAAAGAAGAAGTGAAGGCTCACTTGCCACCCGAATTTTCAGCATTTCCTGACACACAAGTAGTGCTTGACTGCACAGAAATTTTTTGCCAAACTCCCTCCTCGCTTGTTTTGCAGAGTGAGGTATTCTCAACATACAAATCCCACACCACATTCAAGGCCATGATTGGCATTGCACCCCACGGTCCCATCACCTTTGTGTCTGCATTGTATGCAGGCTCTTTGAGCGACCGGGAAATCTTTAAACTGTCTGGAATCACCAAACTCCTCACTGCTGACACAGCTATTATGGTGGACAAGGGTTTTCTCGTTGACAACCTTGTTCCATGCAAGGTCTACCGACCTGCCTTTCTTTCAAACAGGAGCCAAATGTGTAGAGAGGATGTACAGCAGACCCAGTCCATTGCCCGCTTGCATGTTCATGTCGAGAGGTGTATCCGAAGGGTTAAAGAAAACAAGCTCTTTGACAAAGTCATACCATTGTCAGTGTGTGGAAGCATTGATCAATTGTTTAGTGTGGCATGCTTCCTGGTAAACTACCAAAACGGGCCACTGGTGAAAGCGTGGGCAGGCAAATGA